TACGTACGCAATGAAGTTTAAACACTTATTTTCGCCGATTAAAATCGGCAACATGACTGTCAAAAACCGTATCTTGATGCCTGGTATGGGCGTGAATTTTGGATGTAATGAAAACAACGGCCATCTGGAAGACCAGATTATTCAGTTTCTGGCGGCACGTGCCAAAGGCGGCACCGGTATGATCATCATGGCCGGCGGAGCCATTGACCCGACCGGTATGGACGTCGACAGCCAGCCCATGATGTGGCGGGATGATATCGTTCCTTCCATCCAAAAACTGGCCGATGCCATTCATCCGCATGGTGCAAAGATTGGTATGCATCTCTATCACTCCGGCGGGCAGAGAAACAACGAAAACAAGGTGGGACCTTCGCCGGTAGCCGCGCTGGCGGTGGTAAAAGGCGCGCCGCGCGAGTTGACCGTACCCGAAATCAAAGACTACGTGAAAAAATATGGCGAATCCGCCCTTAAGTGCAAACAGGGCGGACTCGATTTTGTGGAAGTGCATGCCGCACACGGTTACTTGATTTCCGAATTTTTCTCCCCTTATTTCAACCAGCGAACCGATGAATACGGCGGATCTTTTGAAAACAGAGTCCGTTTTATGCTTGAAATTGCTGATTCCATTAGAGATCATGTCGGTAACGATATTGCGTTCGGTGTTCGGATCAACGGCGATGATTACATGAAAGGCGGCTGGGGGCTCGATGATGCGAAACGATTGGCGCCGCTGCTGGAGCAACACGGCGTGGATTACGTGCACGTCAGTGCCGGCGTTTACGGCACCGCACCGTTGACCATTGCGCCGATGTATGAGGATGACGGCTATCTGGTTTATTTGGCCGAGGCTATCAAAAAAGAGGTTTCCATTCCCGTTTGCACGGTCGGCCGAATCAAGGATCCGGCGTTTGCGGATAAAATCATTGCTGAAGGCAAAGCCGACTTTGTCGCTATCGGGCGGCCGCATATTGCCGATCCGGAATTTGCCAACAAGGCGATGGAAGGCAGATTGCAGGATATTCGGCCGTGTCTCGGATGCTGCCTGGGATGTATCGAACGCGTTCTCAATGATGAACCCGCGTCCTGTGTGGTCAACCCCGAGGTTGGCCGTGAATACAGCCTGACAGAGTTGAAAAAGGTTGACAACCCCAAAAACGTCCTGATCGTCGGCGCCGGCCCCACCGGATTGCATACGGCAATGCTGTTGGGAAAACGCGGCCATAAGGTCACCATTCTGGAAGAAAACGACCATGTGGGCGGCAATTTGAAGGCGGCCGGCAAGCCACCGAAACGTGCTATATATGAGGATTTTCTGGAATACCTCAGACGAGAGGTTTCGAAACAGAAAGTGGAAATCCGGCTGAACACCGAAGTTACCGAAGAGGTGATCGATGAAATCAAGCCGGATGTGGCTGTCGTTTGTTCAGGTAGCAAACCGGCCATTCCGCTCATGAAGGGCCTCTTTACCTCCGATATGGATGTTCATACCGCAGTAGATATTCTTGAGGGGAAAACGGTTACCGGCGATAAGGTTATGGTATTGGGGAACAACAATGTTTCCCTGATGGTAGCCGACTATCTTGCCGAGAGAGGCAAAGAGGTTGTGGTTCTGGGCCGAAAGAGAACCTTTGGCGAGGAAATGTCCGGTGCCGACCGGTTCTATCTGAGGACCCGACTGGCCAAGGCGAAAGTGAAATTGATGAAGAATGTATCGGTCAAAAAATTTGTAAAGGGCGGTGTGTTGGTGACCGTTGACGGTACCGATGCCGAGCTGAGCGGCTATGATGATGTCGTGATCTCGGAAGGGATGGATGCCGTCAGAAAACCAGCGGAATTGTTCAAGAAGAAAGATGTGGAAGTCCATGTGATCGGGGATGCGAAGAGCCCGAAAAATCTCATGGACTGCATCGCGGAAGCCGATGATCTGGGCAGAAGCT
The genomic region above belongs to Desulfobacterales bacterium and contains:
- a CDS encoding FAD-dependent oxidoreductase, with translation MKFKHLFSPIKIGNMTVKNRILMPGMGVNFGCNENNGHLEDQIIQFLAARAKGGTGMIIMAGGAIDPTGMDVDSQPMMWRDDIVPSIQKLADAIHPHGAKIGMHLYHSGGQRNNENKVGPSPVAALAVVKGAPRELTVPEIKDYVKKYGESALKCKQGGLDFVEVHAAHGYLISEFFSPYFNQRTDEYGGSFENRVRFMLEIADSIRDHVGNDIAFGVRINGDDYMKGGWGLDDAKRLAPLLEQHGVDYVHVSAGVYGTAPLTIAPMYEDDGYLVYLAEAIKKEVSIPVCTVGRIKDPAFADKIIAEGKADFVAIGRPHIADPEFANKAMEGRLQDIRPCLGCCLGCIERVLNDEPASCVVNPEVGREYSLTELKKVDNPKNVLIVGAGPTGLHTAMLLGKRGHKVTILEENDHVGGNLKAAGKPPKRAIYEDFLEYLRREVSKQKVEIRLNTEVTEEVIDEIKPDVAVVCSGSKPAIPLMKGLFTSDMDVHTAVDILEGKTVTGDKVMVLGNNNVSLMVADYLAERGKEVVVLGRKRTFGEEMSGADRFYLRTRLAKAKVKLMKNVSVKKFVKGGVLVTVDGTDAELSGYDDVVISEGMDAVRKPAELFKKKDVEVHVIGDAKSPKNLMDCIAEADDLGRSL